Within Anopheles nili chromosome 3, idAnoNiliSN_F5_01, whole genome shotgun sequence, the genomic segment TCGTCACTCGTCGTAACATATCACATCATGCTTTCTCGGAATCACTCGCCGTTTGGGGCGGCTTCAGTGGCCGGTGCCTCGGGCGCGTCAGCTTCAGAAGCCACCGGATCCTGCGCTGGTTCCTGTTGCTGCGTCTCCTCCAAAGCCACCTCGTCAGCTGCCTCACGTTCCTCCTCGGTTTCGTCCGGATCGATTTCGTCGTACTGGTCCTCGGCGTCCTCGGCAGTGTCGTCCGCTTGCGCTTccagcattttctttttatgcacCAAAATCTCGCGTATGATATCTACGAAGACGTAAAAAAGGAAATCGTTTATCGAAACAGTCGCTGGGTCGAGATCCACCGCAGACGACGCACCTTCCAGCAGTTCGTTCGAATCGATCCACTGGCCAATTTCCTGGGCCACCTCCTTAGCCAGCCAGGGTGTGATCTGTCGCTCGAACTCAGCCCGGtccttttccgtttcgatcTTGTCAACAGTCGCCAGGACCTCGGGGACGATCTCGTCTAGCCGACCCTGCAGCAGTTTCGCCGCTGTAATCCGCTTCTGCATCTCTAGATCGAGATCACGCGCGATCTTATCCTGCAGGAAGCGTCGCTCCCGTTCGGCCTGCCGCTTTCGCTCCTCCTGCTCCAACCGATGCAACTCCACAAGTTCGGCTTCACGCAGGGCCAGgatcttctgctgctgttgcttcatCTCGGCGATCTCTTCCTCGTGCAGCACCTCGACCAGGGCTTGCTCGAGCGTGCGACTAACGAGCACCTCGATGATTGGCTGCACCTCGGTGTCGAAATCGAACAGCTCACCGTCCAGGATCTCTGTGGCCGCGTCACAGCCGGTTTTGGCCGGGACGTACGGTGGCGAGGGTGGCCGGTGTAGGAACAAATCTGTCTGACAGCCGGCATCCAGCTCTGGAGGGTGTAGGAAAAGctagaaagcgaaagaaagaaacaccgAGAGGGCATAGGTTAAAGGACATTGCGCGAGTACTCCCACGGCAAGGACTCACCTCTTCCAGGTATTTCTCCGTCTGTACCGTCTCGTGGCGCCGTCCTCGAACAGGAGGCGGTGTTCCGATGATGCCACGTTGGTTTCGTGAGACGTACTTCTTGCGCAGCATCTGACGTCGCCGGGCTTCCGCCTCTTTCTGTGCACCGTCACCATCGCCCTGCAAATGGGAATTGTAATGCAATTGCACCATTAGAGGGGTACCACAGAcgtgcacacaaaacacatatacacacgaCTCGATTTAGTGTGAATAGACACGTGACGTATGAGGCGGATAAGATGTTTGGATAAGGCAGAAGTGAAGCATTAGATAAAGGATATAGGATACATCGAATGTGATCGCAAAtgaacgatggcgatggcagtAGCTGAAGATGAAGAGCGTGTAGTAAAGCTAGGATATCATACAGttgaaagaggaaaaagatCGATGGCGGATCGAAGCTGTTCCAGGATGCATGAGCAACGAAAACGTACCGGCATAATGAGTTATGAAATGCCTATTTACAAAAGCACTCGGTACACTAGCGCTTCTTAAACTCGCTGGCGCTGGTTGACATAAcgtaaaaccaaacaaaaaaaaacaagaattaGATCAGGAAATGACGCAACTGGTGTGGGAAGGATCTTCGAGGCGCTTCAAAGGAACACGATGCTGTACAGTATGTACATTGCAAGGGCATGACAAAGGCAGACAGATGAGCGCAAAACGatcaacacaacaaaacaagcagCGGCTAACGCTTGTATCAGGCAGCAGGCTGGCAATCGTGGGCGGTACGATCAAACAAAGCAAGGATGACAATGGAGCTAATGCGACATGAGCTAGACATGTaggggaaaaaagcgaaaaaaactcGAGCAAACGTGGCTCCGGCTTTgtcttgcttgcttgcttgcttgcttggggcgaatgtgagagaaagaagaagaagagagcgaaaagaaagcccGGGCGATTGATTTCGCGGTTCGCCAGGATGATGGtggcgatcgcgatcaacACTCACCTTTCCTGATAGAAGACCAGCGTAACCGAAGTACGGGTTCCACCGGGGCATGTTAGGGGTGTCGCTAACATGGCCCTGGATTTGGTTGGATTAGAAGATTTGATTGGGAGCGATCGGGAAGGGAGGAAAGCGTGAATTATTGCGCATATTTCAGATCGAATCACGGGGTTAATTTGGGATCGAATagaaaaggaacaaacaaCCGTTTTCGCTAGGATGgacgaagaagacgaaggATCAGCGATACAAAAACATAACGACacgtggtggagaaaaagagcgagaacgaTTCGGACAGAGcgtgagagaaagaaggaaagagaAGTGAATTTGGCAGGAATCCAAATGTTCAACTATTTCCCAAGGAATAAGAAGCGTCCTTTAGCTTCCAAGGGGGGGCGGAAAACTTAtgagaaaagcgaaacataaaCGCAATccaacgaacggaaaagctcgctgaacgaaaaaaaacgaaagaataaCACAAAATTCCATAACTTGCGGTTCGTTTCGAGGAAGTGggggcaaataaaaaggcaCGGCGCTTTTCCGCAGCAAGAAAATAAAGCTTCACTCCTCGGACACAAGACTTACCACTTGGAGGTTGCTCGTTGAGGTATAATTACTGCCCCGGACGACTCGCCGATCGTGCATCACATTCTGGTAAGTTATACCTCCACTCTGCTGCtggagttgctgctgctgctgttggtctctgaagaagacgaagaagcacgggggcggaaaaaaagatggaagAAGGTAATCAAAATCGTTTCTTTACATACTGACCACCGGTGGGTCCTTTGCCTTCACCGATTACGCAAACGATTACGCATCACGTTAGCGCGCGCCTACGCAAACCATAACAGAAAGGTGAACGATCTCAAACCCAGGCCCTCTTATGTACCGGTCAATTATCCTGACCACtcggggg encodes:
- the LOC128724645 gene encoding radial spoke head protein 3 homolog, whose product is MPTLSARQQPEQQELLELESPAFAIIPSEQTYRSSSLGKPNAIVRPLRHAREHREVIEGQHIVNLHPDYKLLHEIETQLVRGTIRVKDDRRDRGEQPTNADQLLQRLSYGSDTQTLGPGEKPPNTRQHEFSRELDAKLRKLQSDSSKRSSKNGSTQEVNVRKRPLFITTVPKGVFLQPTKELPVGTSQRRLYAFESRPRILTAPSLSNNNNNNNNNDINHPNHNHPGEYVCKHGSHHYGKPSAPRIQAEEVVRKAVPVTELQSIAHRTRPARDQQQQQQLQQQSGGITYQNVMHDRRVVRGSNYTSTSNLQVGHVSDTPNMPRWNPYFGYAGLLSGKGDGDGAQKEAEARRRQMLRKKYVSRNQRGIIGTPPPVRGRRHETVQTEKYLEELFLHPPELDAGCQTDLFLHRPPSPPYVPAKTGCDAATEILDGELFDFDTEVQPIIEVLVSRTLEQALVEVLHEEEIAEMKQQQQKILALREAELVELHRLEQEERKRQAERERRFLQDKIARDLDLEMQKRITAAKLLQGRLDEIVPEVLATVDKIETEKDRAEFERQITPWLAKEVAQEIGQWIDSNELLEDIIREILVHKKKMLEAQADDTAEDAEDQYDEIDPDETEEEREAADEVALEETQQQEPAQDPVASEADAPEAPATEAAPNGE